A section of the Maridesulfovibrio ferrireducens genome encodes:
- a CDS encoding RHS repeat-associated core domain-containing protein, translated as MDVLNLRNEYALTIGRFITPDPIGLAGGDVDVYGYCLDDPINFHDRTRLFIPPILTKISPQHLNPILSYDMTDLI; from the coding sequence GTGGATGTCCTAAACCTAAGAAACGAATATGCCCTCACCATCGGCAGGTTCATAACCCCCGACCCAATTGGTTTAGCTGGCGGGGATGTGGATGTTTATGGCTACTGCCTAGATGATCCGATTAATTTTCATGACCGGACGAGGCTTTTCATCCCTCCCATACTTACAAAAATATCCCCTCAACATTTGAACCCCATTCTTTCATATGATATGACAGACTTGATTTAA
- a CDS encoding RHS repeat domain-containing protein — MIYPGGYKLRKKEGKDIPINVRLYKNSLPPEDILEMMYDVVPNSILEGPEEMDSPYYCLKEFPAHERMYPSMMSPERRALWERKLREMEYEKEYLKKTKRNLHAKFIVENPELPLVKDLINTQYGRELLAEVARNQPRQPEAGTGEHIYDEQKRDSVDVEAVEAYQTKSFMIPNSEEEFSLLATERDENGRIIYTGIVLDPEAIEREYEYDNGGRLSKVLCDNAVIEHYQYGKNGERLFAETRQTKPRLFKYGQNMQLLQAGEVKYMYDNQGRMIMKTDLGQVTRYSYLESGPLHEVRLPDGRRIEYSSDPLGRRIAKSINGKVVEKYLWQDLTTLIAVTDGEGLHPKVFSYNEEGDPVSMTFEGRTFLFATNQVGTIFMVADERGYDVKRIIYDSFGNVLLDSGVSLEVCLGFAAGLTDKDTGLVHLGYREYNPTIGRFITPDPIGLAGGDVDVYGYCLDDPINFHDRTGLAGESEESDIGKNKHEQIQRNKAFVRGHSTDTPSHNVHEKEEGFPSRVRNGLVKTVKGTSQALGKIGSIAGEAGVELVEEALDETHKIVSPITHPETQKKAAKYGKKVILDETSLGQELTESIKDSWNNMVEKGKETEKHQNEINHKVYSSKWSDLYSKNSTLRKQRAKAIQEAVSPSLKEIAKAYLDTPDDRMSIAIPYLKKVKKVIKRSRVNK; from the coding sequence ATGATCTATCCCGGCGGTTACAAGTTAAGAAAGAAAGAAGGCAAGGATATTCCAATCAATGTTCGCCTGTATAAAAACTCACTGCCTCCCGAAGACATTCTGGAAATGATGTACGATGTGGTACCGAACTCAATTCTTGAGGGGCCGGAAGAAATGGACAGCCCCTATTATTGTCTCAAAGAATTTCCAGCCCATGAACGCATGTATCCAAGCATGATGTCCCCTGAACGTAGGGCGTTATGGGAACGCAAGCTTAGAGAAATGGAATACGAAAAGGAATATCTTAAAAAAACAAAGCGGAATCTCCACGCAAAGTTTATTGTTGAAAATCCAGAACTCCCGCTTGTTAAAGATCTGATAAATACTCAATACGGGCGGGAATTACTTGCAGAAGTTGCAAGGAATCAGCCGCGACAGCCGGAAGCTGGCACGGGTGAACATATTTATGATGAACAGAAAAGGGATTCCGTGGATGTTGAAGCTGTCGAAGCATACCAAACAAAATCGTTCATGATTCCAAATTCGGAGGAAGAGTTTTCGCTACTCGCCACCGAACGAGATGAAAACGGCAGAATCATATACACAGGCATCGTTCTCGATCCAGAAGCTATTGAACGTGAATATGAATACGACAACGGCGGCAGACTCAGCAAAGTTCTCTGCGACAACGCTGTTATTGAACATTATCAGTACGGTAAAAACGGTGAACGCTTATTCGCGGAAACTCGGCAGACAAAACCAAGGTTGTTTAAGTACGGCCAAAACATGCAACTCCTGCAAGCTGGCGAAGTAAAATATATGTACGACAATCAAGGCCGCATGATTATGAAAACTGATCTCGGGCAGGTAACTCGCTATTCATATTTAGAATCCGGCCCGCTTCACGAAGTTCGTTTACCGGACGGACGAAGAATCGAATATTCCTCTGATCCTCTGGGGCGAAGAATTGCGAAGTCTATCAACGGCAAAGTTGTCGAAAAGTATCTTTGGCAGGATTTGACTACACTTATAGCCGTGACAGACGGCGAAGGATTACACCCAAAAGTATTTTCCTATAACGAAGAAGGCGATCCCGTCAGCATGACATTTGAAGGACGCACCTTTCTTTTCGCAACAAATCAAGTCGGCACTATCTTCATGGTTGCGGACGAAAGAGGTTATGATGTAAAGCGAATTATATATGATTCGTTCGGTAATGTATTGCTCGATAGCGGAGTCAGCTTAGAGGTGTGTTTAGGATTCGCCGCGGGACTGACAGACAAAGATACCGGACTCGTACATTTGGGATATCGTGAATATAATCCCACTATCGGCAGGTTCATAACTCCCGACCCAATCGGTTTAGCTGGCGGGGATGTGGATGTTTATGGGTACTGTTTGGATGATCCTATTAATTTTCATGACCGGACGGGGTTGGCTGGGGAGAGTGAGGAATCGGATATTGGGAAAAATAAACACGAACAAATACAACGGAACAAGGCATTTGTGCGCGGACATTCGACTGACACTCCGAGTCATAATGTTCATGAAAAGGAAGAAGGATTTCCATCAAGAGTTAGAAATGGCCTTGTGAAGACCGTAAAAGGAACTAGCCAAGCTTTAGGAAAAATAGGCAGCATTGCTGGTGAAGCCGGAGTTGAACTCGTTGAGGAAGCTTTAGACGAGACTCACAAAATTGTCAGTCCGATTACTCATCCTGAGACCCAAAAAAAAGCTGCAAAGTATGGCAAAAAAGTAATTCTTGACGAAACCTCTTTGGGACAAGAGTTGACTGAATCAATTAAAGACTCTTGGAATAATATGGTTGAAAAAGGAAAAGAAACTGAAAAACATCAGAATGAAATAAATCATAAAGTTTATTCAAGTAAATGGAGTGATTTATACAGCAAAAACTCCACGCTCCGTAAGCAGCGGGCAAAGGCTATTCAGGAGGCAGTAAGTCCTTCACTTAAGGAAATTGCTAAGGCTTATTTGGATACTCCTGATGATAGGATGTCGATTGCAATTCCATACCTAAAAAAAGTGAAAAAAGTAATTAAACGCAGTCGGGTTAATAAATAA
- a CDS encoding carbonic anhydrase, whose translation MRKSFSIFIILILLSMTAGISFARNGSAIPDQPLLDADQAFVLLKEGNQRFVKGSSVYPNQTSHQRKVLALKGEQPFATIVTGADSRVDPVLIFDRGLGDIYTVRIAGNVAGTDTLASVEYSMLAIETPLLVVMGHTRSSIIKAAVEKMTVKGYLVQLMGKMEPAIKMTKLMYPSLKGNELVDKVAETNVRQVLRDILGHCPGVLDKVRSGKVQVMGAVYNTDTGAINWLGP comes from the coding sequence TTGAGAAAATCGTTTTCAATTTTTATAATATTAATCCTGCTATCGATGACAGCGGGAATTAGTTTTGCTCGAAACGGTTCCGCCATCCCTGATCAACCTTTGCTTGATGCGGATCAGGCCTTTGTACTTTTGAAAGAAGGCAATCAGCGTTTTGTAAAAGGTTCCAGTGTTTATCCTAATCAAACTTCCCATCAGCGGAAAGTGCTGGCTCTGAAAGGGGAGCAGCCTTTTGCAACGATTGTTACCGGGGCAGATTCGCGAGTAGATCCTGTGCTGATTTTTGACCGTGGTCTGGGGGATATTTACACAGTGCGGATTGCAGGAAATGTGGCAGGAACAGATACTCTGGCTTCTGTAGAATACTCAATGCTCGCAATTGAAACTCCGCTTCTTGTCGTCATGGGGCATACAAGGAGCAGTATCATTAAGGCAGCGGTCGAAAAGATGACTGTTAAGGGATATCTGGTTCAACTGATGGGTAAAATGGAGCCGGCCATAAAAATGACCAAACTCATGTACCCTTCATTAAAAGGAAATGAGCTGGTTGATAAGGTTGCTGAAACGAATGTTCGGCAGGTTTTACGCGATATTTTAGGGCACTGCCCCGGAGTGCTTGATAAAGTCCGGTCAGGTAAAGTTCAGGTTATGGGGGCTGTTTACAACACAGATACCGGAGCCATTAATTGGCTTGGACCCTAG